In Macadamia integrifolia cultivar HAES 741 chromosome 1, SCU_Mint_v3, whole genome shotgun sequence, a single window of DNA contains:
- the LOC122082321 gene encoding EPIDERMAL PATTERNING FACTOR-like protein 9 — translation MATIKLYINLVLLIFTFLLASFFIQGLATHVAISHEQGPSQSSPSQNALHLQGVSEEANWRKKNSRRLMIGSTAPICTYNECKGCKYKCKAEQIPVDGNDPINSAYHYRCVCHM, via the exons ATGGCCACTATTAAGCTATACATCAACTTGGTCTTACTTATCTTCACCTTCCTCCTTGCATCATTCTTTATACAAG GTCTTGCAACTCATGTAGCAATTTCTCATGAACAAGGGCCATCTCAATCATCTCCATCACAGAATGCACTCCATTTGCAG GGTGTTAGTGAAGAAGCTAACTGGAGGAAAAAGAATTCAAGGAGATTGATGATAGGATCTACAGCTCCAATCTGCACTTACAATGAATGCAAAGGGTGCAAGTACAAGTGTAAAGCTGAACAAATACCAGTGGATGGGAATGATCCTATCAACAGTGCTTATCACTACAGGTGTGTGTGTCACATGTAA
- the LOC122076227 gene encoding asparagine--tRNA ligase, cytoplasmic 2, translating to MDSEKGAKMVQSHVNLTLSKYSKRVLLKSILGRSDNGLELVGQKVIIGGWVKSSKEQMKDSPPPPPPPPEAAPKEGPKDVSCVEILQSRIPFFRTIIRAFTGHCPTQEKVETWSATSARPSLTSIAYLQVNDGSCVLNLQVVVESSVAPLKELTPTGTSILAEGVLKKSSVQGKHVVELNVENILHTGMVDQDKYPLAMKRIPVDVLRGYSHLRSRTITVASVTRIRNALTYATHTFFQNNDFLHVHVPIITTTDAKGFSEKFQVTCLSGKADKESKETNDIVAVNLEVVRGAIKEKGNKVDELKRSDSNREALFAALQDLKKANELALQLEAQEKSKPRTLSRVVEVDFSKDFFGRQAYLTVSGQLHLESYACALGNVYTFGPTFQAEKTQNIQHLAESWVVELEMAFSDLEDVMNCAVDFLKFLCQWILEHCSDDMGFVCKRIDVTSSERLQSLVSSSFERITYTEAVELLKDVTDKKFEAKIEWGVPLTEEHESYLAEVVYKRPIIIYNHPKEIKPFHMRLNDDERTVAAIDVVLPKTGTLIRGGQREERFEMLSTRMKELNLPMEQYEWYLDLRRHGTIKHSGLSLEFDSVVLWACGLYDIRDVVPFPRSCGNLNF from the exons ATGGATTCAGAAAAAGGTGCGAAGATGGTCCAGAGCCATGTGAATCTGACCCTATCAAAGTACTCGAAGAGGGTACTTCTGAAATCTATTTTGGGTCGCAGTGATAATGGCTTGGAACTCGTTGGTCAGAAAGTTATTATTGGTGGATGGGTGAAATCATCGAAAGAGCAAATGAAggattctcctcctcctcctccgccGCCGCCAGAGGCTGCGCCGAAGGAGGGGCCTAAAGATGTGTCTTGCGTGGAAATCCTTCAATCTCGAATCCCTTTCTTTCGAACAATAATTAGGGCTTTCACTGGTCACTGCCCCACACAAGAGAAGGTGGAGACATGGTCTGCTACTAGTGCCAGACCCAGTTTGACTTCTATTGCTTATTTGCAAGTCAATGATGGTTCTTGTGTTCTAAATCTTCAG GTGGTGGTCGAGTCCTCTGTTGCTCCTCTTAAAGAACTAACACCTACAGGAACTTCAATTTTGGCAGAAGGTGTGTTGAAGAAATCATCTGTGCAGGGAAAGCATGTTGTAGAGCTTAATGTGGAAAACATTCTACACACAGGAATGGTCGATCAAGATAAATATCCATTGGCAATGAAAAGAATACCTGTTGATGTTCTAAGGGGTTATTCCCATCTTCGTTCTCGCACTATTACG GTAGCATCTGTTACTCGAATCCGAAATGCGTTGACTTATGCAACTCACACATTCTTCCAAAACAATGACTTTCTTCATGTTCATGTCCCTATTATCACTACCACCGATGCTAAAGGTTTTAGTGAGAAGTTCCAGGTTACATGTCTTTCTGGTAAAGCTGATAAGGAGTCCAAGGAGACAAATGATATTGTAGCTGTTAACCTTGAAGTTGTTAGAGGTGCTATTAAGGAAAAAGGTAATAAAGTTGATGAGCTAAAAAGAAGTGACAGCAATAGGGAGGCACTATTTGCTGCACTTCAGGATCTCAAGAAGGCAAATGAGTTAGCCTTGCAGTTGGAAGCACAAGAGAAATCAAAGCCTAGAACTTTGTCGAGAGTAGTAGAGGTGGACTTCTCTAAAGATTTCTTTGGCCGCCAAGCATATCTAACTGTTTCTGGCCAGCTTCACCTTGAGAGCTATGCATGTGCACTTGGTAATGTGTACACATTTGGACCAACATTTCAAGCAGAAAAGACCCAGAATATACAGCATTTGGCAGAGTCATGGGTAGTTGAGCTCGAAATGGCTTTTTCTGACTTGGAG GATGTCATGAACTGTGCAGTGGACTTCTTGAAGTTCCTCTGTCAATGGATTTTAGAACATTGTTCTGATGACATGGGATTTGTTTGCAAACGAATCGACGTTACTAGCAGTGAACGTCTTCAATCATTGGTGTCAAGCTCATTCGAAAGGATCACCTACACAGAAGCAGTGGAGCTTTTGAAAGAT GTTACAGACAAGAAATTTGAAGCAAAAATCGAATGGGGTGTTCCCCTAACTGAGGAACATGAAAG TTatttggctgaggtggtataTAAAAGGCCTATAATCATATATAACCACCCAAAAGAAATCAAGCCATTTCATATGCGCCTCAACGATGATGAGAGAACAGTTGCAGCAATTGATGTAGTGTTACCAAAG ACTGGAACTTTGATTAGAGGTGGTCAAAGGGAGGAGCGCTTTGAGATGCTCAGTACAAG GATGAAGGAGTTGAATTTGCCAATGGAGCAGTATGAGTGGTATTTAGATCTCCGGAGGCACGGAACCATCAAACACTCTGGCTTGAGTCTAGAATTTGACAGTGTTGTCCTCTGGGCCTGTGGCCTTTATGACATAAGAGATGTTGTCCCTTTCCCCAGATCTTGTGGCAACTTGAACTTCTAG